The following coding sequences lie in one Indicator indicator isolate 239-I01 chromosome 2, UM_Iind_1.1, whole genome shotgun sequence genomic window:
- the CHRM3 gene encoding muscarinic acetylcholine receptor M3 isoform X1 — translation MLTHYQFCFQKRSSQNYTVPDSTRRFDVTHWTILCQRATMIMQNNSSASPVFSNVSSFWKRDSHELGLLDEAASFIGSYDFPQTTESFPFSSVESTNMSLNATSKDPLGGHTVWQVVLIAFLTGILALVTIIGNILVIVAFKVNKQLKTVNNYFLLSLACADLIIGVISMNLFTTYIIMDHWALGNLACDLWLSIDYVASNASVMNLLVISFDRYFSITRPLTYRAKRTTKRAAVMIGLAWIVSFVLWAPAILFWQYFVGERTVPPDECFIQFLSEPIITFGTAIAAFYLPVTIMSILYWRIYKETEKRTKELAGLQASGSEAEAARFIHQTGSSRSCSSYELQRQSMKCSTRRKYRRCHFWLTLKSWEPNTDQGDQEHSSSDSWNNNDAAASLENSASSDEEDIAAETRAIYSIVLKLPGHSAILNSTKLPSSEDLHESGDELQKSDTESKEKKPKKLHPSKSIQDGGNFQKSFSKLPIQPGSAETTTTSDDISSVTKASAALPLSFKEATLAKKFALKTRSQITKRKRMSLIKEKKAAQTLSAILFAFIITWTPYNIMVLVNTFCSCIPKTFWNLGYWLCYINSTVNPMCYALCNKTFRNTFKMLLLCQCDKRKRRKQQYQQRQSVIFHKRIPREAS, via the exons ATGCTGACACACTACCAGTTTTGTTTCCAGAAGAGGAGTTCACAGAACTACACAGTGCCTGATTCAACTCGCCGCTTTGATGTTACTCACTGGACCAT ACTATGTCAGAGAGCCACAATGATCATGCAAAATAACAGTTCAGCCTCGCCTGTGTTTTCAAATGTGAGCTCCTTCTGGAAGAGAGATTCACATGAGCTGGGACTCCTTGATGAAGCAGCGTCATTCATTGGCAGCTATGATTTCCCTCAGACCACAGAGAGTTTTCCCTTCTCGTCTGTGGAATCAACAAACATGTCCCTAAATGCTACAAGCAAAGACCCTCTGGGTGGACACACTGTCTGGCAAGTAGTTTTGATTGCTTTCCTCACTGGGATTCTTGCACTGGTGACTATCATAGGAAACATCCTAGTGATTGTTGCATTTAAGGTTAACAAACAACTGAAAACTGTCAACAACTATTTCTTGTTGAGTCTTGCTTGTGCCGATTTGATTATCGGTGTTATTTCCATGAATCTTTTCACTACGTACATCATCATGGACCACTGGGCTTTGGGAAACTTGGCCTGTGATCTTTGGCTCTCCATTGACTATGTTGCCAGTAATGCCTCTGTCATGAATCTCCTTGTCATAAGTTTTGACAGGTATTTCTCCATCACTAGACCACTTACGTACAGAGCCAAACGAACAACCAAAAGGGCTGCCGTGATGATTGGTTTGGCATGGATCGTCTCTTTTGTTCTTTGGGCCCCTGCCATCTTGTTTTGGCAGTATTTTGTTGGGGAGAGGACTGTGCCTCCTGATGAATGTTTCATCCAGTTTCTAAGTGAACCTATCATCACTTTTGGCACTGCCATAGCTGCCTTTTACTTACCAGTCACTATTATGAGCATTTTATATTGGAGGATCTACAAGGAGACTGAGAAACGCACCAAAGAGTTAGCAGGGCTACAGGCTTCAGGCAGTGAAGCAGAGGCAGCACGCTTCATACACCAGACAGGCAGCTCCCGCAGCTGTAGCAGCTATGAGCTGCAGCGGCAGAGCATGAAGTGCTCCACCCGAAGGAAATACAGACGCTGCCACTTCTGGCTTACTTTGAAGAGCTGGGAACCCAACACAGACCAGGGGGACCAagaacacagcagcagtgacagctggaACAACAAcgatgctgctgcctctcttgaaAATTCAGCCTCCTCTGATGAAGAAGACATTGCTGCAGAGACCAGAGCGATCTACTCAATCGTGCTGAAGCTTCCTGGTCACAGCGCCATTCTCAACTCCACAAAACTACCCTCTTCAGAAGATTTGCATGAGTCAGGGGATGAACTGCAGAAATCTGACACAgaatcaaaagaaaagaaacctaaAAAATTGCATCCTTCCAAAAGCATTCAGGATGGTGGAAATTTCCAAAAGAGCTTTTCTAAGCTTCCGATTCAGCCAGGATCAGCAGAAACAACCACAACTTCTGATGACATCTCATCAGTGACCAAGGcatctgcagccctgcccttgtccttcaAGGAAGCAACTCTGGCAAAAAAGTTTGCCTTGAAGACCAGAAGTCAGATCACAAAGAGAAAACGTATGTCACttatcaaagaaaagaaagcagcacagacacTCAGTGCCATTTTGTTTGCCTTCATTATTACCTGGACCCCATATAACATCATGGTTCTGGTGAACACCTTTTGCAGCTGTATTCCCAAAACTTTCTGGAACCTGGGGTACTGGCTTTGCTACATCAATAGCACGGTGAACCCCATGTGTTATGCACTGTGTAACAAAACATTCAGAAACACTTTCAAGATGTTACTGCTGTGCCAGTGTGACAAACGAAAACGTCGCAAACAGCAGTATCAGCAAAGACAGTCTGTCATTTTTCATAAGAGAATCCCTAGGGAGGCCTCATAG
- the CHRM3 gene encoding muscarinic acetylcholine receptor M3 isoform X2 has translation MLLTGPCRLCQRATMIMQNNSSASPVFSNVSSFWKRDSHELGLLDEAASFIGSYDFPQTTESFPFSSVESTNMSLNATSKDPLGGHTVWQVVLIAFLTGILALVTIIGNILVIVAFKVNKQLKTVNNYFLLSLACADLIIGVISMNLFTTYIIMDHWALGNLACDLWLSIDYVASNASVMNLLVISFDRYFSITRPLTYRAKRTTKRAAVMIGLAWIVSFVLWAPAILFWQYFVGERTVPPDECFIQFLSEPIITFGTAIAAFYLPVTIMSILYWRIYKETEKRTKELAGLQASGSEAEAARFIHQTGSSRSCSSYELQRQSMKCSTRRKYRRCHFWLTLKSWEPNTDQGDQEHSSSDSWNNNDAAASLENSASSDEEDIAAETRAIYSIVLKLPGHSAILNSTKLPSSEDLHESGDELQKSDTESKEKKPKKLHPSKSIQDGGNFQKSFSKLPIQPGSAETTTTSDDISSVTKASAALPLSFKEATLAKKFALKTRSQITKRKRMSLIKEKKAAQTLSAILFAFIITWTPYNIMVLVNTFCSCIPKTFWNLGYWLCYINSTVNPMCYALCNKTFRNTFKMLLLCQCDKRKRRKQQYQQRQSVIFHKRIPREAS, from the exons ATGTTACTCACTGGACCATGTAG ACTATGTCAGAGAGCCACAATGATCATGCAAAATAACAGTTCAGCCTCGCCTGTGTTTTCAAATGTGAGCTCCTTCTGGAAGAGAGATTCACATGAGCTGGGACTCCTTGATGAAGCAGCGTCATTCATTGGCAGCTATGATTTCCCTCAGACCACAGAGAGTTTTCCCTTCTCGTCTGTGGAATCAACAAACATGTCCCTAAATGCTACAAGCAAAGACCCTCTGGGTGGACACACTGTCTGGCAAGTAGTTTTGATTGCTTTCCTCACTGGGATTCTTGCACTGGTGACTATCATAGGAAACATCCTAGTGATTGTTGCATTTAAGGTTAACAAACAACTGAAAACTGTCAACAACTATTTCTTGTTGAGTCTTGCTTGTGCCGATTTGATTATCGGTGTTATTTCCATGAATCTTTTCACTACGTACATCATCATGGACCACTGGGCTTTGGGAAACTTGGCCTGTGATCTTTGGCTCTCCATTGACTATGTTGCCAGTAATGCCTCTGTCATGAATCTCCTTGTCATAAGTTTTGACAGGTATTTCTCCATCACTAGACCACTTACGTACAGAGCCAAACGAACAACCAAAAGGGCTGCCGTGATGATTGGTTTGGCATGGATCGTCTCTTTTGTTCTTTGGGCCCCTGCCATCTTGTTTTGGCAGTATTTTGTTGGGGAGAGGACTGTGCCTCCTGATGAATGTTTCATCCAGTTTCTAAGTGAACCTATCATCACTTTTGGCACTGCCATAGCTGCCTTTTACTTACCAGTCACTATTATGAGCATTTTATATTGGAGGATCTACAAGGAGACTGAGAAACGCACCAAAGAGTTAGCAGGGCTACAGGCTTCAGGCAGTGAAGCAGAGGCAGCACGCTTCATACACCAGACAGGCAGCTCCCGCAGCTGTAGCAGCTATGAGCTGCAGCGGCAGAGCATGAAGTGCTCCACCCGAAGGAAATACAGACGCTGCCACTTCTGGCTTACTTTGAAGAGCTGGGAACCCAACACAGACCAGGGGGACCAagaacacagcagcagtgacagctggaACAACAAcgatgctgctgcctctcttgaaAATTCAGCCTCCTCTGATGAAGAAGACATTGCTGCAGAGACCAGAGCGATCTACTCAATCGTGCTGAAGCTTCCTGGTCACAGCGCCATTCTCAACTCCACAAAACTACCCTCTTCAGAAGATTTGCATGAGTCAGGGGATGAACTGCAGAAATCTGACACAgaatcaaaagaaaagaaacctaaAAAATTGCATCCTTCCAAAAGCATTCAGGATGGTGGAAATTTCCAAAAGAGCTTTTCTAAGCTTCCGATTCAGCCAGGATCAGCAGAAACAACCACAACTTCTGATGACATCTCATCAGTGACCAAGGcatctgcagccctgcccttgtccttcaAGGAAGCAACTCTGGCAAAAAAGTTTGCCTTGAAGACCAGAAGTCAGATCACAAAGAGAAAACGTATGTCACttatcaaagaaaagaaagcagcacagacacTCAGTGCCATTTTGTTTGCCTTCATTATTACCTGGACCCCATATAACATCATGGTTCTGGTGAACACCTTTTGCAGCTGTATTCCCAAAACTTTCTGGAACCTGGGGTACTGGCTTTGCTACATCAATAGCACGGTGAACCCCATGTGTTATGCACTGTGTAACAAAACATTCAGAAACACTTTCAAGATGTTACTGCTGTGCCAGTGTGACAAACGAAAACGTCGCAAACAGCAGTATCAGCAAAGACAGTCTGTCATTTTTCATAAGAGAATCCCTAGGGAGGCCTCATAG